The Verrucomicrobiota bacterium genomic interval GGTGGGCGGTTTGATTGTGGGGTTGGTGGGCGCGTTTGTGCCGCGCTGGTCGCCTGGGTTGGCTCCTGCGTATGCGCTGTTTGAAGGGCTGTTCCTGGGGGCCATTTCCCTGACATTTGAAAAATACTATCCGAAAATCGTGATTCAGGCGGTGGTGTTGACCTTTGGTTGCCTGGCCACGATGCTGTTTCTCTATCAGGCGCGCATCATCAAGGTCACGCAGGGGTTGCGCACGGCGGTCTTCGCCGCCACCGGGGCCATTGCGCTGGTGTACCTCATCGGGTTCGTCATGAGTTTCTTCGGCTCGGGCATTCCTTACATCCACGAATCCGGCCCCATCGGTATTTGTTTCAGCCTGTTTGTGGTTGGGCTGGCGTCGTTCAACCTCCTGTTGGACTTCGATTTCGTTGAACAGGGAGTGAATAACGGCGCGCCGAAGTATATGGAGTGGTACGCCGGGTTTTCGCTGCTCGTGACGCTGGTGTGGCTGTATCTCGAGATATTGCGCTTGCTGGCCAAGCTGCGCGGACGGGATTAGTCGCCACCTGGCTTTTAAACAATATGAAGCCCGGGCTTGAGTTCTCGCAGGGGTGCTCAAGCCCGGTTTGTTTTGCGGCTGCGGGAACAAAAAGGAAAAAGGGGTCAAAAAAGGGGTCATTCATAAAATCCATCGCAACTCAGCGACCTTTGGGCGTGGGAGGAGGAAGACGGCATGCTCACATGAGTTTGAGTTTTTCCTCGATGTAGGCGAAGGTCTCGGGACGAATACCGGCTTCGGCGTTATGCTTGGGCAAAGGTGGCCGGGGCTCTGCGTTGGAGGTTTTGGCCAGGTACTTCGTCCAGAGTTCAAAGTATTTCATCATGACGGTGGGTGATGGGGATGGTTGCATAATCAAGTCCAGGAGGCGGAGTTTCAGGTGGTCGAGAAACAGGGTGTCAAAGTCCTGCGGCAGGGGCTTGGCGCGCAGGAGGTTGAGGGTGGATTCGGCGCGGTTGCGGAGGGTGGCCAGCCGGGCGAGGCTGGAATGCGCGGTGTTGGCGGTAGTCCGGTGGAGGACGCGAACGATGCGGCGGACATGGCGGCGAATGGTGGAGCGGAGCATGGGAAAGTAGAAAGTAGAAAGGCTGAAGTGATCAGTTAGCAGTGGATTTCAAATTGCAGGGTGGGAGCTATGGGAGGAATGGGATTGATGGGTGGAAAACCAAGCATTGCAAATTGGGGGGAACAGCCAAGGGAATTTGAACCGCCAAACACGCAAACCACGCGAAAGGGGGGGAACAAGATTGACCGGATTGACCGGATTGACCGGATTGATTTGGGCCGAAGCGCGAAATCCGAAGGAAGGCCGAAGGGCGAAAGCGGAATTGTTATGTTTTTGTGATGAAAACGATTTTTTATCACAAAATGTTATAAAATTGTGATGAAATGAAATTTTTATCACAAGAGTATAAATCCGAAGACGGAACCCGGAAAACTTTTGCAGAGAAATGAAGACAGGATGGGCAGGATGAACAGGATGGAACACGGACGAAGGCCGAACATGGCAAAAATTATGACCAGAAGGTGCCAAGTCCGAAGGACGAAGCCGACTTTTGCAGAAAAATTTATTGGAAAAAAAATGGCAGGTGAAAGATTGCCGAGCAGACGATAGAAGCTTGGAGTTAGAAGCCAGCATACGCAACGCCGTCGCACACGAATCAAACCGAAGATGATTCGCGAGGGGTCGCGGCATTGGCGGGCAGATAATACGCATGTCATTCATGGGCGTCATGGTAGCAGGGTCTGCGCAAAGGCGGTTGCCGCCGGGAGGGAAAAATGAAAAGGACAAAAGGACCAGATTGTATATAAGTAATTCTTAAAAACAACCAATAGTATAGTTCGTTCTCTGCTTGACATTAAGCGTTGAATCCGCTTCTCTGTCGCCATGTTGAGCCAATCCAGAGGCCAGTTTCCAGGGGCCATTTGCCATGGTATTCGCTGCGGGGATCGCGGCAGGATTTTTACTTGGATGCTGCGGCATGGCATAATTTGTCGGGATCAATTCAAAAGGCGGTATAGTGCAAAACAGGAAAAATGATGGTCCGAATTCGAAAACGGAGTCAACTTGCTCCAATAATATGAATTCCGCTCTAAAAATAATTAGCGATGAAATACGAGGCTCGGACATCTGCAGTGCACGTTCTGCAACTGTTAGAGCAACGCTTGTCCTAGAGCACGATGCCCGTGGCCATTGGGACAGTGCGATGACTGCGGGATTTCCACAGTCCAGTCTCTATGATCAAGTTTTCACAGATGCAGATATAGCCGACTTTATTCATGAGCTTGCAAGCCTCTCCCAGGATGACTCGGTACCCCACGAGTTAAGGAACAGCACAATATCTGCGTTGTGTGCTTCAAATCGGTTGGAGACGTTTACCTGTTTTGTCCGCTTGCTCAAGCATTCGGATAATTTCAGGACTCTATGCGAAACAACGGATATCCTTTTTAGCATCGCCTTCTTTCGTGATGACAAAGCATTTTTCCTCCAGAGAGCGGAAGAACTTAGAGGTATAGTGAACCAGTTGAAATGCACCGAATTCACGGATGAGATGGCCAAGATAGCCAAACAACGACTCTTCACGAATTTAGCTGATTAAAATTTGCAACGATGAACCAGGCAAGCCTATATGCAATAGTCGGATCAGTCAGAGCCGTTTGTGTATTGCTTGTTCTATGCTTTATGAACTTTGGATGCAGTCCAAGAGTGAATCGCGCGACAAAGTATGGTGTCGACGCCAATACGATGCGGGAGCAGGTTGGACTACCCCTTTTGCCACGCAATTGGGTTCTCTGGAGGATCCCAGCGAAGGGTTTTGACATGGTCCAATCCGGAAGGAAGAGCACTGTTGGCGAAAGGCCAGCCGGCGCATGCTTCAAAGGAAGTGGAAGTCGTTGGAGACAAGATCATTTCTGAGACGGATACTTATTGGAGTGGCAAAATGGTTACGGCGGACGGACAAAAAATCGAGGAAGCAATGGTTGTCACCTACTCGTTCGATTTGGCGAAACAGGAAAAATCGCCTTGGTCGTGTTTTATACCGTGCGGTGGTGGCACTTACAGTAAAGCCCAGGCCGATAAAAAATTGCAAGAATGGGGAATCCCGTCTGATAAACGCACGCGCTGACCCTTCACGCCAACATGAATCAGATGAACATCAATCATACCATCCTGCACGCCCAGACGAACCAGTACCACGTTTTCAGCCTTAATGGCAATCCGGTGCGGCTGCGCACCCAATCAGTCGGCAACCAATAGCAGGCAGAATGCCAACAATTTGCGTGACGCAAAAGGCGCCGTAAAAGTGCGTGAAAGTCAGCTTCTTAAAGTTCGAGGCCTTGCAAAAATGCAGGTGCTCCCTCTCATATATTCATCCGAACGTCCCAACACAAGGGCCACCCACATCCAGTGCTGCCCAGGTCAACCTCGGGAATTTCGGTTGCTGTCACCAACCAAGTCCCTGCTAACCGAGTTAGGTCCGCGACTGCTTTCCGCGATGTCGGGGAAAACCCTGATTGAGTTACGGAGGTTTGTCAAATCCTGAAGCATGGTGGCGGTGGCGGTCAACCATCGTTCATTATCCGGTTGGTTCATCCCTAATTCAGGCGGGAAAAGATAAATTTATTTCCGGGCAGGTCTTGACGGAAAGCCGTGCTGGTGGGATTTTAGACGGCGTGACTGTCACCGATACATTCAATTCATTGCAACAGTGTAGTTTCGTACCCCCTCCCCATGAACCCCCACTTTCACGAAGAGCAAAACTCTTCTCCAAAATTTCCCACGCCACCATATTTGAG includes:
- a CDS encoding Bax inhibitor-1/YccA family protein, which produces MTSSNPVLRESVFSPAAADAKTMTMDGVVQKTGLLLFLCLCTFLTAWFMPAYRMPFIVGGAVGGLIVGLVGAFVPRWSPGLAPAYALFEGLFLGAISLTFEKYYPKIVIQAVVLTFGCLATMLFLYQARIIKVTQGLRTAVFAATGAIALVYLIGFVMSFFGSGIPYIHESGPIGICFSLFVVGLASFNLLLDFDFVEQGVNNGAPKYMEWYAGFSLLVTLVWLYLEILRLLAKLRGRD